A section of the Candidatus Woesearchaeota archaeon genome encodes:
- a CDS encoding tRNA (N(6)-L-threonylcarbamoyladenosine(37)-C(2))-methylthiotransferase, whose translation MRVAIRTFGCSLNQADSEAIAGLLKSKDYEIVDDESLADVVIINSCTVKNKAENKFFKSIKELEEQGKTVILAGCVPQADPKLRTSKLKEYSIIGTNHIGDADTIVEKTIAGEIVQLTSKQQSESRIALPSVRTNPLVEIIPISEGCMESCHYCKTKHARGNQLSYRPRVIVERAQQAISEGVKEIWLTSQDCGSYGLDIGTNLVEMVMQIARLEGNFMIRVGMANPTYMLPILEGLVELFNHPKVYKFCHVPVQAGDDQVLKDMNRTYTVADFKKIVQTLRKGVPEITIATDIICGYPTESNEQFENTLNLIRELQIEIVNISRFWPRPNTPAARLHKHDGNVTLERSKRLVELYHSYRFDQLKQFIGSKQAIVWTQEVNGKYLGRTPNYTLVESKEKSETIKGVEGHHLVS comes from the coding sequence ATGAGAGTTGCTATTAGAACCTTTGGCTGTTCTCTTAACCAGGCAGATTCCGAAGCAATTGCGGGTCTGCTTAAATCAAAAGACTATGAAATCGTCGATGACGAATCACTTGCAGATGTAGTCATCATTAATTCATGCACGGTTAAGAATAAGGCAGAGAACAAATTTTTCAAATCAATAAAAGAGTTAGAAGAGCAAGGAAAAACAGTGATTCTTGCAGGTTGTGTTCCACAAGCAGATCCCAAGTTAAGAACATCTAAACTCAAAGAGTATTCTATTATTGGAACAAATCACATTGGTGATGCAGATACTATCGTTGAGAAGACCATTGCAGGAGAAATTGTTCAGCTTACTTCAAAACAGCAAAGCGAATCACGTATTGCTCTTCCGAGTGTGAGGACTAACCCTCTTGTTGAAATTATTCCTATTTCTGAGGGTTGCATGGAGAGTTGTCATTATTGTAAGACAAAGCACGCGCGAGGAAATCAACTTTCATACCGTCCAAGAGTTATTGTTGAACGCGCACAGCAAGCAATCAGCGAAGGGGTGAAAGAAATATGGCTTACCTCGCAAGACTGTGGAAGTTATGGTCTTGATATTGGAACAAATCTTGTTGAAATGGTCATGCAGATTGCGCGTCTTGAAGGGAACTTTATGATCAGAGTGGGAATGGCAAATCCAACCTACATGCTCCCCATCCTTGAAGGGCTTGTAGAACTATTTAATCATCCTAAAGTGTACAAGTTCTGCCATGTGCCTGTGCAGGCAGGAGATGATCAAGTGCTCAAAGATATGAACAGAACATATACTGTTGCAGATTTTAAAAAAATCGTTCAAACTCTGCGTAAAGGCGTACCAGAAATTACTATTGCAACAGATATTATTTGCGGATATCCTACTGAGAGCAATGAGCAATTTGAGAACACACTCAACTTGATTCGTGAATTGCAAATTGAGATTGTGAATATTTCTCGTTTTTGGCCTCGCCCCAACACGCCTGCAGCACGTCTGCACAAACACGATGGCAACGTTACGCTTGAACGCTCAAAAAGACTTGTTGAACTCTATCACTCCTATCGCTTTGATCAATTGAAACAATTTATAGGATCAAAGCAAGCTATTGTTTGGACACAAGAAGTGAATGGAAAGTATCTTGGAAGAACTCCTAATTACACGCTTGTTGAATCAAAAGAAAAAAGTGAAACAATTAAGGGTGTGGAGGGACATCACTTAGTATCCTAA